The Coffea eugenioides isolate CCC68of chromosome 8, Ceug_1.0, whole genome shotgun sequence genome has a segment encoding these proteins:
- the LOC113780271 gene encoding potassium transporter 5-like, which translates to MSTGTSTAAVNHVPSGTSTDDGVISNDEVPLQEVQGSKLKRIDSLDLESSKCHQNNHHGSMNGAPWSVILHLAFQSIGVVYGDIGTSPLYVFASTFPDGVKNTEDILGVLSLILYTLTLIPLLKYVLIVLHANDNGQGGTFAMYSLICRYARVGLIPSQEAADQDVSNFQLELPSNTSRRASRLKSKLENSRIAKLLLLLTAMLGTSMVIGDGVLTPCISVISAVGGIKLQTDSMTEGKIVWISVAILVCLFAFQRFGTDKVGYTFAPIISLWFLSIGSIGIYNFFKHDPGVIKALNPKYIIDYFRRNKKNAWVSLGGVVLAITGTEALFADVGHFSVRSIQISMCTVTYPALVLAYTGQASYLRKHHSDEEVAYTFYKSIPHHIYWPMFVIAILAAIIASQAMISATFSIIQQSLSLGCFPRVKVVHTSTKYEGQVYIPEINYLLMLACVIVTIGFRTTAKIGNAYGIAVVFVMTLTSSFMVLIMIMIWKTNIFLVIPYVLVIGSVELLYLSSVLYKFDQGGYLPLAFALVLMFIMFVWNDVYQKKYCFELEHKVSPDKVKDVVLRANSHRMPGLALFYSELVQGIPPIFEHYLANVPALHSILVFVSIKTLPISKVPVEERFLFRRAQPNDLNVFRCVVRYGYTDVHNEKEPFDGLLVERLKRFIMEDYMFSRDNNQELLDKYNQVDDGAIQVESTKYPTAVERDMELVDNAWHAGVVHLLGEHDVVAAKGASTGKRFMIDYAYNFLKRNVRQSNKVFDVPHKRMLKVGMTYEL; encoded by the exons ATGTCTACAGGTACTTCTACAGCCGCGGTGAATCATGTGCCATCTGGTACCTCAACTGATGATGGAGTAATCAGCAACGATGAAGTTCCTCTACAAGAAGTCCAAGGTTCCAAGCTCAAAAGAATTGATTCCTTGGACCTCGAATCCAGCAAATGTCACCAGAATAATCACCATGGTTCCATG AATGGTGCACCGTGGTCGGTAATATTGCATCTTGCATTCCAGAGCATTGGAGTGGTTTATGGAGATATTGGAACTTCACCTCTATATGTCTTTGCCAGCACCTTTCCAGATGGTGTTAAGAATACAGAGGATATTCTTGGAGTTCTGTCTTTGATCCTCTACACGCTCACCTTAATACCACTCCTTAAATACGTCCTCATTGTTCTGCACGCAAACGATAATGGCCAAG GTGGAACATTTGCGATGTATTCTTTAATATGTCGGTATGCAAGAGTGGGCTTAATTCCAAGTCAAGAAGCAGCAGATCAAGATGTTTCTAATTTCCAGCTTGAGCTGCCCAGTAATACGAGCCGAAGAGCATCTAGACTCAAATCCAAGCTTGAAAATAGCAGAATTGCCAAGTTGCTTCTGCTATTGACCGCAATGCTTGGTACGTCCATGGTTATCGGGGATGGTGTCCTCACTCCATGTATTTCAG TCATATCGGCTGTAGGAGGGATCAAGCTACAAACCGATTCCATGACTGAAG GCAAAATTGTTTGGATATCAGTTGCCATTTTGGTCTGCCTATTTGCATTCCAAAGATTTGGGACGGACAAAGTGGGCTACACATTTGCTCCCATAATTTCTCTTTGGTTCCTATCCATCGGTTCTATTGGCATCTACAATTTCTTCAAGCATGACCCAGGGGTTATAAAAGCTCTAAATCCAAAATACATTATAGACTACTTTAGAAGGAATAAGAAGAATGCATGGGTTTCCCTTGGAGGAGTTGTGCTAGCTATTACAG GAACTGAAGCATTATTTGCAGATGTTGGTCATTTCAGTGTTCGGTCCATACAAATAAGCATGTGTACCGTGACATACCCAGCATTGGTTTTGGCATACACCGGCCAGGCTTCCTATCTTCGCAAGCATCACTCAGATGAAGAAGTGGCTTACACTTTCTACAAGTCTATTCCCC ACCATATCTACTGGCCAATGTTTGTGATTGCTATCCTGGCTGCTATAATAGCAAGTCAAGCCATGATCTCAGCGACATTCTCTATAATCCAACAATCACTTTCCCTGGGATGCTTTCCTCGTGTAAAAGTTGTTCATACATCCACCAAGTATGAAGGCCAAGTTTACATCCCTGAAATCAATTACCTTCTGATGCTGGCTTGTGTTATTGTCACCATTGGATTTAGAACGACAGCGAAGATTGGCAATGCATATG GGATTGCAGTGGTTTTCGTAATGACACTCACATCATCATTTATGGTGCTGATTATGATAATGATTTGGAAAACCAATATATTTCTTGTAATCCCCTATGTCCTAGTCATCGGTTCAGTGGAGCTTCTCTATCTTAGTTCGGTTCTTTACAAGTTTGATCAGGGAGGCTACTTGCCGTTAGCTTTTGCACTGGTTCTAATGTTTATCATGTTTGTCTGGAATGATGTGTATCAGAAGAAGTACTGTTTCGAGTTAGAGCACAAGGTTTCTCCTGATAAGGTCAAGGATGTAGTTTTACGCGCAAACTCTCATCGTATGCCCGGGCTGGCACTCTTCTATTCGGAACTTGTTCAGGGCATCCCACCAATTTTTGAGCATTATTTAGCGAATGTACCGGCTCTGCACTCAATCTTGGTTTTTGTTTCCATCAAAACCTTGCCTATAAGCAAAGTTCCGGTTGAAGAGCGATTCCTCTTTCGTAGAGCACAGCCTAATGATCTCAATGTGTTTCGTTGTGTAGTCAGATACGGGTACACAGATGTGCACAATGAGAAAGAGCCCTTCGATGGATTACTCGTTGAAAGGTTGAAGAGATTCATAATGGAAGACTACATGTTTTCACGAGACAATAATCAAGAGTTGTTAGACAAATATAACCAAGTAGATGATGGTGCCATACAAGTTGAATCTACCAAGTATCCAACAGCAGTGGAAAGGGATATGGAACTGGTTGACAATGCCTGGCATGCAGGAGTGGTTCACTTATTAGGGGAGCATGATGTGGTTGCTGCAAAGGGAGCTAGCACTGGAAAGAGATTCATGATAGATTATGCTTACAATTTCTTGAAGAGAAATGTGAGGCAAAGCAATAAGGTTTTTGATGTTCCTCACAAACGGATGCTTAAAGTTGGGATGACATATGAGCTATAG
- the LOC113781124 gene encoding organic cation/carnitine transporter 3-like, translated as MTDPAPLILRSSSSSSSVVAAEASLPSSGTRTSTLDDTIERCIGDYFGWTQFLRAILISLAWAFDAQQTFITVFTDVDPTWHCTRNNTTNICSSSSQVCLLPDEAWSWDLPPYTSTISEWSLQCAGSFLAGLPASSFFAGCLAGGFVLATLADSYLGRKKLLVLSCLLMSISGLLTALVSTNVWIYTALRFLCGFGRASVGTCALVLATEMVGKRWRAHVGMIGFLFFTLGFLSLPLMAYLNRGSSWRVLYFWSCAPTVLYSILVHLFAYESPRWLYVRGRKQEFLSTLKSIATVPTPQLLDITSSCFSNNTNSSSGTTGCELDIDDATRNAANFWNSSSYYALWEKPWAFRRLAAVMAIGFGTGMVYYGMPLGLGNLSFNLYLSVTLNALSEFPAAFMTFFLIATLNRKGLVLGLSVASGVCSCLIIVVEQVINSNSYYYWWRNALQMVLELASFFSACTGFNVLMIFTLELFPTSVRNSALSMVRQAVVFGGLFSPLLVAAGRNGLLSYGVFGVTIAVSGLFVGCLPETRGAALCDTLDEQEHKETLAFSAKITQDFA; from the coding sequence ATGACCGACCCAGCTCCATTAATTTTGCGCTCatcatcctcctcctcctcagtaGTAGCAGCAGAAGCCAGTCTGCCCAGTAGCGGTACCAGAACCTCAACCTTGGATGACACCATCGAGCGTTGCATTGGCGACTACTTTGGATGGACACAGTTTCTCCGTGCCATCCTAATATCTTTGGCCTGGGCATTCGACGCCCAGCAAACTTTCATCACAGTCTTCACTGATGTCGACCCAACTTGGCACTGTACTCGTAATAACACTACTAATATCTGCAGCAGCAGCTCCCAAGTGTGCCTTCTCCCTGACGAAGCATGGTCATGGGATCTGCCTCCCTACACCTCCACCATTTCGGAGTGGTCCCTCCAGTGTGCTGGTTCCTTCCTCGCTGGCCTACCCGCCTCATCCTTCTTCGCCGGCTGTCTCGCCGGTGGCTTCGTCCTCGCCACGCTAGCCGACTCCTACCTGGGTAGAAAGAAGTTGCTCGTCCTGTCTTGCCTGCTCATGTCCATCTCCGGCCTCCTCACCGCCCTAGTCTCCACTAACGTATGGATCTACACGGCCTTGAGGTTTCTGTGCGGCTTTGGCAGGGCCTCCGTGGGGACGTGCGCGCTGGTTCTGGCGACAGAGATGGTGGGCAAGAGGTGGAGGGCCCACGTTGGGATGATAGGCTTCTTGTTTTTCACGTTGGGGTTTCTGTCATTACCCCTGATGGCTTACCTGAATAGAGGGTCTTCCTGGCGAGTCCTGTACTTCTGGAGCTGCGCCCCAACCGTTTTGTACTCCATACTAGTCCATTTGTTCGCATACGAGTCTCCCAGATGGCTATACGTCCGAGGCCGCAAACAGGAATTCCTGAGTACCCTCAAAAGCATCGCCACAGTACCCACACCTCAACTACTCGATATAACTAGCAGCTGCTTCTCAAATAACACCAATAGTAGTAGTGGCACCACAGGATGCGAGCTCGATATTGATGATGCAACCAGAAATGCTGCTAATTTCTGGAATTCCTCCAGCTACTATGCCTTATGGGAGAAGCCGTGGGCATTTCGAAGACTTGCGGCGGTGATGGCCATCGGTTTTGGGACCGGCATGGTGTACTACGGTATGCCCCTGGGACTTGGGAATTTGTCCTTTAATCTCTACTTGAGCGTGACGCTGAATGCACTCTCTGAGTTTCCGGCTGCTTTCATGACTTTCTTTCTCATTGCGACACTCAACAGAAAAGGTCTGGTTCTGGGACTTTCTGTAGCGAGTGGTGTTTGCAGCTGCCTAATAATCGTTGTTGAGCAGGTAATCAACAGTAACAGCTACTACTACTGGTGGAGGAATGCCCTGCAGATGGTTTTGGAGctggcttcatttttcagcGCCTGCACTGGTTTTAACGTCCTCATGATTTTCACTTTAGAGTTGTTCCCGACCTCCGTCAGGAACTCCGCATTGTCAATGGTGAGGCAGGCTGTGGTGTTTGGTGGGCTGTTCAGTCCGCTGCTGGTGGCTGCTGGAAGAAATGGATTACTTTCATACGGGGTGTTCGGGGTGACCATAGCAGTGAGTGGACTGTTCGTCGGATGCCTTCCGGAGACTAGGGGTGCCGCGCTCTGTGATACACTGGACGAACAAGAGCACAAGGAGACCCTGGCATTTTCTGCTAAAATTACCCAAGATTTCGCCTAG